A single Maniola hyperantus chromosome 11, iAphHyp1.2, whole genome shotgun sequence DNA region contains:
- the LOC117986534 gene encoding basic juvenile hormone-suppressible protein 1-like produces the protein MKLVVLAAFLAAATASAIKDEHTVLIGKDMLVNVDIKTKEILCMKLLNYILQPTVYDDIRDVARDWDLEANMDKYLKVDVVKRFIDFYKMGLLPRGEVFVHTNEKQMDQAIWVFRLLYFAKDFDTFMRTACFLRERINGGMFVYAFSVAVFHREDCRGVVLPAPYEIYPYFFVDSHIINKAFMLKMTKAATDPVVFDYWGIKVTDKNLVVIDWRKGVRHTLSDHDRLSYFTEDIDMNTYYYYLHMNYPYWMVDDVYGLNKERRGEVTMYANQQLLARYRLERLSHGMCDINELKWDEPLKTGYWPKIRLPTGDEMPVRRNNVLLVNKHNLKYKLIVDDLERYIRDGIMHGRITRRDGTSITLRKSEDFEYLARMLLGGLGIVNDDAKVVHIVHMFRKLLSYGNYNFDKYTYIPTALDMYSTCLRDPLFWRIMKRITENAVLFKKFLPKYTRDELDFPGVKVERIFTDKLVTFMDDYDLDITNALYLDSSEMHKKKSDFTYVARMHRLNNQPFKVTVEVMSEKAVDAVVRIFYGPKYDCMGRLLNFNDKRLDMVEIDSFMYKLDTGKNTIVRKSTEMHNIIGDRPWTRHIMDGIGDSTIGVDRVVNSYWYKSRLGFSHRLLLPLGRVGAFPMQFYVIVTPVRTGLLLPSVDINIMKERHTCRWSSCYDAMPLGFPFDREIDMTHFFTNNMKWVDVVVYRKDLATANSVKDIDTSDMVMKRDDMTYLDNDMLVRWSYRDVMMMSYDKMMRL, from the exons ATGAAGCTTGTGGTGTTAGCGGCGTTCCTCGCCGCGGCGACGGCGTCGGCGATCAAGGATGAACACACCGTGCTCATCGGCAAAGACATGCTTG TAAACGTGGACATCAAGACCAAGGAGATTCTGTGCATGAAGCTGCTGAACTACATCCTGCAGCCGACCGTGTACGACGACATCCGCGACGTGGCCCGGGACTGGGACTTGGAAGCCAACATGGACAAATACCTG AAAGTCGATGTCGTGAAAAGGTTCATCGACTTTTATAAGATGGGTCTCCTTCCCCGCGGCGAAGTGTTCGTACACACCAACGAGAAGCAGATGGACCAAGCCATCTGGGTGTTCCGCCTGTTGTACTTCGCGAAGGACTTCGACACCTTCATGAGGACCGCCTGCTTCCTGCGCGAGCGCATCAACGGAGGCATGTTCGTGTACGCTTTCAGCGTCGCCGTGTTCCACAGGGAGGACTGCCGAGGCGTCGTGTTGCCGGCTCCGTACGAAATCTACCCCTACTTCTTCGTCGACAGCCACATCATCAACAAAGCTTTCATGCTCAAGATGACTAAAGCCGCCACCGATCCCGTCGTCTTCGACTACTGGGGCATCAAAGTCACCGACAAGAACTTGGTCGTCATCGACTGGCGCAAGGGCGTCCGTCACACTCTGAGCGACCACGACCGCCTCTCCTACTTCACCGAGGACATCGACATGAACACCTACTACTACTACCTGCACATGAACTACCCGTACTGGATGGTCGACGACGTGTACGGCTTGAACAAGGAGCGCCGCGGCGAGGTCACCATGTACGCGAACCAGCAGCTGCTCGCGAGGTACAGGCTCGAGCGTCTGTCTCACGGCATGTGCGACATCAACGAGCTCAAGTGGGACGAGCCCCTCAAGACTGGCTACTGGCCCAAGATCCGCCTGCCCACCGGTGACGAGATGCCCGTCCGTCGTAACAACGTGCTCCTAGTCAACAAGCACAACCTGAAATACAAACTAATCGTCGACGACCTCGAGAGATACATCCGTGATGGCATCATGCACGGACGCATCACACGC CGCGATGGCACCAGCATCACCCTGAGGAAGAGTGAGGACTTCGAGTACCTCGCCAGGATGCTGCTCGGAGGTCTGGGTATCGTGAACGATGACGCCAAGGTGGTCCACATCGTCCACATGTTCAGAAAGCTTTTGTCATACGGAAACTACAACTTCGACAA GTACACATATATTCCAACTGCGCTAGATATGTACTCCACGTGCCTGCGCGATCCGCTCTTCTGGAGAATCATGAAGCGCATCACGGAAAACGCCGTTCTCTTCAAGAAGTTCCTGCCTAAATACACCAGAGACGAGCTCGACTTCCCGGGAGTCAAGGTCGAACGTATCTTCACAGACAAGTTGGTCACCTTCATGGATGACTACGATCTCGACATCACCAACGCTCTATACCTAGACAGCAGTGAAATGCACAAGAAGAAGTCCGATTTCACATACGTCGCGAGAATGCACCGCCTCAACAACCAGCCCTTCAAGGTCACCGTCGAAGTCATGTCCGAAAAGGCGGTCGACGCTGTGGTCAGAATATTCTACGGACCCAAATACGACTGCATGGGACGTCTGCTCAACTTCAACGACAAGCGTCTGGACATGGTCGAGATCGACAGCTTCATGTACAAGCTGGACACCGGCAAGAACACCATCGTCCGCAAATCTACTGAGATGCATAACATCATCGGTGACAGGCCATGGACCCGGCACATCATGGACGGTATCGGAGACAGCACCATCGGTGTCGACCGTGTCGTCAACAGCTACTGGTACAAGTCTCGTCTGGGATTCTCGCACAGGCTGCTCCTGCCGCTCGGTCGCGTCGGCGCGTTCCCCATGCAGTTCTACGTCATCGTCACGCCCGTCCGTACCGGACTGCTGTTGCCGTCGGTCGACATCAACATCATGAAGGAGCGTCACACTTGCCGCTGGTCGAGCTGCTACGACGCCATGCCGCTCGGCTTCCCCTTCGACAGAGAGATCGACATGACACACTTCTTCACCAACAACATGAAGTGGGTGGATGTCGTGGTGTACAGGAAGGATCTGGCCACAGCTAACAGCGTGAAGGATATCGACACGTCCGACATGGTGATGAAACGCGACGACATGACCTACTTGGACAACGACATGTTGGTCAGGTGGTCCTACAGGGACGTCATGATGATGAGCTACGACAAGATGATGCGCCTTTAA